The following are encoded together in the Serratia sp. UGAL515B_01 genome:
- a CDS encoding AraC family transcriptional regulator, whose translation MAHQAMRFSTGRGYNPSPIPKVKILYVDEHCPRQPVMYEPGIVIIFQGHKVGYCGSKVFQYDPRNYLLMTLPLPFECETFASPEQPLVGLAVNIDTQMLQDLLIDIGDDNDLMQPRIESSGVNLSPLSNEMLCATERLLDVMAKPLDARVLGPQIVRELLYYVLRGNCGASLQELVNRNTHFSQIAKTLRRIESQYAQSLNVEQLACEVNMSVSAFHHNFKAITNTSPLQYVKSYRLHKARLLMVHDGLKASTAAIKVGYESASQFSREFKRFFGITPSDEIARLRENNVTMMQG comes from the coding sequence ATGGCGCATCAGGCAATGCGCTTTTCCACAGGCCGGGGCTACAACCCTTCGCCAATCCCCAAAGTGAAGATCCTGTATGTTGATGAACATTGTCCGCGTCAGCCGGTAATGTATGAGCCAGGGATTGTGATTATCTTTCAAGGCCATAAAGTCGGGTACTGTGGTAGTAAGGTGTTCCAGTACGATCCCCGTAATTACTTGTTGATGACGCTACCCTTGCCGTTTGAATGTGAAACCTTTGCCAGCCCGGAACAACCGTTGGTAGGCTTGGCGGTGAATATCGATACCCAGATGTTGCAGGATTTGTTGATCGATATTGGCGATGATAACGACTTGATGCAACCACGAATAGAAAGCAGCGGTGTTAACCTTTCCCCATTGAGTAATGAAATGCTATGTGCCACCGAGCGTTTATTGGACGTCATGGCGAAACCGCTTGATGCTCGCGTGCTAGGCCCTCAGATTGTGCGTGAGTTGCTCTATTATGTACTGCGTGGGAATTGCGGCGCTTCGTTGCAGGAATTGGTCAACCGCAACACCCATTTTAGCCAAATCGCCAAGACGCTGCGGCGTATTGAGAGTCAATATGCTCAGAGCCTGAACGTTGAACAGTTGGCATGTGAGGTGAACATGAGCGTTTCTGCATTTCATCATAACTTTAAAGCGATAACCAATACCTCACCGTTGCAGTACGTCAAATCCTACCGTTTGCATAAGGCGCGTTTGCTGATGGTACATGATGGGCTAAAAGCCAGCACGGCGGCGATAAAGGTAGGGTACGAGAGTGCTTCGCAATTTAGCC